The Rhopalosiphum maidis isolate BTI-1 chromosome 1, ASM367621v3, whole genome shotgun sequence genome has a segment encoding these proteins:
- the LOC113549369 gene encoding uncharacterized protein LOC113549369 encodes MQKIVIFSIITVLLVLHPVWCDREDFEDNRNRHWSHHSHPRPSEPSPGDILFGEDYGWIYHSDEGFWYHPESIWRWHPNYGWRQYSQGNNNDNYNERFYR; translated from the coding sequence ATAATTACTGTACTATTAGTATTGCACCCAGTGTGGTGTGATCGTGAAGACTTTGAAGATAACCGTAATAGACACTGGTCTCATCACTCTCATCCAAGACCATCGGAACCATCGCCCGGTGATATACTATTTGGCGAAGATTATGGATGGATATACCACAGTGACGAGGGTTTCTGGTATCATCCAGAATCCATTTGGAGGTGGCATCCAAATTATGGATGGAGACAGTACTCTCAAGGCAACAACAATGATAACTATAATGAACGCTTTTACCgttga